A stretch of the Dioscorea cayenensis subsp. rotundata cultivar TDr96_F1 chromosome 4, TDr96_F1_v2_PseudoChromosome.rev07_lg8_w22 25.fasta, whole genome shotgun sequence genome encodes the following:
- the LOC120259407 gene encoding translation initiation factor IF3-1, mitochondrial, giving the protein MAAASLRSIEWEKSMAIWRRIRPVVIDPLYHYQTRCLSYLAGAPLLNRACGRRRSSVVEKPLCLSPALESSFISVRSFAAPVQAKPKPKFSMNSSAGPRLNDTITAPFVRVVSDEGHCIVSRLEALDRAKKLNLDLVEVQRHANPPVCKIMDFYKEKFRQEVKVKERVKSKVALRNGENKEIRFTPKTDLKDLKMKADTITRLMERGYRVKCTAMPAGRENEGLPDILSKVLALIEDVSIVESGPHAEASKAYVIVRHVKFAAKKSGKKVSEVLEAASKGVPSTKQSGQDDTSSQDEEEWETVDDSSAIEVEDFNDQIEAKAQSFSSVPHTSESSPSRNFSKELGLSGFKEKDFNRMTDPNSIRNSKLAGFNQNTNTPRPADRSTEPSVVETNRYARQTDPNGRFNQVKPTPRRASTENPVFNQGRQQPPRNTSEGQVQFDPRQRQPSPRNPQVQSDPRQRQSNPTDPVIPSPRYGVFMSSKTASSSDATVSEPNNSSKPSYGIFSGQKVSANQGIQNQGKLGETNSSPRSYGIFSAGTNIASAEKKNPADATADKPGNFNAGRTSFGIFSEPNRAASSDQRNTKDANNPNPSPPRFGIFSSSSDQRN; this is encoded by the exons ATGGCTGCTGCTTCTCTACGCTCGATAGAGTGGGAAAAAAGCATGGCGATTTGGCGTCGGATCCGGCCGGTTGTCATCGATCCTCTCTACCACTACCAAACGAGATGCCTCTCCTATCTCGCCGGAGCTCCACTGCTGAACCGCGCTTGTGGACGGCGGCGATCGAGTGTCGTGGAGAAACCCCTCTGCTTATCACCCGCCCTGGAATCCAGCTTCATTTCCGTTCGATCCTTCGCTGCTCCCGTTCAG GCTAAGCCGAAACCTAAATTTAGTATGAATTCCTCGGCTGGGCCTCGCTTGAATGACACTATCACTGCCCCTTTTGTCCGGGTTGTCAGTGACGAAG GGCATTGTATTGTCTCAAGGCTGGAGGCACTTGATCGTGCAAAAAAGCTCAATCTTGACTTAGTTGAg GTTCAAAGACATGCAAATCCACCTGTTTGCAAGATCATGGATTTCTATAAGGAAAAGTTCAGACAAGAAGTAAAAGTAAAGGAACGTGTCAAAAGCAAg GTTGCTTTGCGCAATGGTGAGAACAAAGAAATACGCTTTACACCAAAAACT GACTTAAAAGACCTTAAAATGAAAGCAGACACAATCACGAGACTAATGGAGCGTGGTTACAGGGTGAAG TGTACAGCTATGCCTGCTGGAAGAGAAAATGAAGGTTTGCCAGACATTCTATCAAAAGTTTTAGCGCTG ATTGAAGATGTCTCTATTGTGGAGAGTGGTCCACATGCTGAGGCAAGCAAAGCTTATGTGATTGTCAGGCATGTTAAGTTTGCAGCAAAGAAATCTGGAAAGAAAGTCAGCGAGGTTTTAGAAGCTGCAAGTAAAGGAGTTCCTAGTACCAAACAATCGGGCCAGGATGATACTTCATcccaagatgaagaagaatggGAAACAGTTGATGACAGTTCAGCAATTGAGGTTGAGGACTTCAATGATCAGATTGAAGCCAAAGCCCAGTCTTTCTCTAGTGTACCTCACACCTCCGAAAGCTCACCAAGCAGAAACTTCAGTAAGGAACTTGGCTTATCTGGATTTAAAGAAAAGGATTTCAACAGAATGACTGATCCCAATTCCATTAGAAACAGTAAACTTGctggttttaatcaaaacaccaacactcccCGTCCTGCAGATAGATCTACAGAACCTTCTGTCGTGGAAACCAATAGGTATGCTAGACAGACTGATCCCAATGGGAGGTTCAATCAGGTAAAACCAACACCTAGAAGAGCCAGTACAGAAAACCCCGTCTTTAATCAGGGAAGACAGCAACCTCCCAGAAACACGAGCGAAGGACAAGTTCAATTTGATCCAAGGCAAAGACAGCCTAGCCCGAGGAATCCCCAAGTTCAATCTGATCCAAGGCAAAGACAGTCTAACCCAACCGATCCTGTTATTCCATCTCCGCGTTATGGAGTATTCATGTCTTCAAAAACTGCTAGTTCAAGTGATGCAACAGTAAGTGAGCCCAACAATTCATCAAAACCAAGTTATGGTATATTCAGCGGTCAGAAGGTTTCTGCTAATCAGGGCATTCAAAATCAGGGAAAGCTTGGTGAAACTAACTCATCACCGCGGAGCTATGGAATTTTTAGTGCAGGCACAAACATTGCCTCTGCTGAGAAGAAGAACCCGGCAGATGCTACTGCAGATAAACCCGGAAATTTCAATGCTGGTAGAACTAGCTTCGGAATATTTAGCGAGCCAAATCGTGCCGCATCTAGTGATCAAAGGAATACCAAAGATGCAAATAATCCTAATCCATCACCTCCGAGGTTTGGAATTTTCAGCAGTTCTAGTGATCAAAGGAATTAA
- the LOC120259250 gene encoding uncharacterized protein LOC120259250, producing MAASSAAESTAHMLRLVLTCRKITAEVMIPRTGAIVAMASSGEQEFVQQHRARLFSRFPRSRSIWDARDAARVGEKLGLRLRGAGVDVVEVDLDLELSRPPHYRRPLASLFLSVQQAGVRVAGADKLKWP from the coding sequence atggcGGCGTCATCGGCGGCGGAATCCACGGCGCATATGCTGAGGCTGGTGCTAACATGCCGGAAAATCACGGCTGAGGTGATGATCCCGAGGACGGGAGCCATCGTCGCCATGGCCTCCTCCGGCGAGCAAGAGTTTGTACAGCAACATCGAGCGCGTCTTTTCAGCCGGTTTCCGAGATCTCGTAGCATTTGGGATGCTCGTGATGCTGCGCGCGTCGGCGAGAAGCTCGGCCTCCGTCTCCGCGGCGCTGGTGTAGACGTTGTCGAGGTTGATCTTGACCTTGAGCTTTCCCGCCCTCCACACTATCGCCGCCCTCTCGCTTCCCTCTTTCTATCTGTTCAGCAAGCCGGCGTGCGTGTCGCCGGAGCTGATAAGCTCAAGTGGCCTTGA
- the LOC120259224 gene encoding transcription factor 25 — MSGRLLRRVLKEQEEQQLHDQELDEEFDDSPKRGAPSRNLFDLLGDQEDVEEADDLDNQGDAAEQAEHVTRNSSNVVAANIRKTKKKKNKGKDDKPRPKSDVEKIEQILEDLSIINKAPIQQTEQNTTAIQKELDEANPKKHSVSSILAVDPKRLKAENELRKIFGAKVVSSFENSHSGSSSRQVHGGRRVAHNPRKTILVTPSSYWPWWDRSMSMELLETKEGFHYFRYVHSPSYRHAQEAFEAAKEINDLNAIAAVLAHYPYHVESLLTFAELFKYSGEHQSSADAIAKCLFALECAWHPLFSPLQGNCQLKYTYDTNKPIFSALFSHMKNMDRRGCHRSALEVCKLLLALDHDDPKGALFCIDYFSLRAQEYRWLEQFAEEYQSDNSIWLFPNFSYSLAICRYYIEQDAAPGNETSSTGKATSGDLMKQALMLHPLVLQKLVAKAPLKDSAWTQILKHSFFGSAKAGSPTLDHLINIYVERNYIMWRFPELQNLLKEAALLVIEMLKQNNSEAWDWQCVRQEAFSSDKNEYSHLLVSDFSDVVPTLPPEELRPLMVAPHMMHHHHHHHHHQIPDGNGEAVAPERAPAPRDVAGRNAVAVFLESLLPWVDFGHENHEDHEYPDDGDQNFNDDLH; from the exons ATGTCCGGAAGGTTGCTGAGAAGGGTTCTCAAGGAGCAAGAGGAGCAGCAGCTCCATGACCAGGAGCTCGATGAGGAATTCGATGATTCCCCTAAGCGTGGAGCTCCCTCAAGGAACCTCTTCGATCTCCTCGGTGACCAG GAGGATGTGGAGGAAGCTGATGATTTAGACAACCAAGGAGATGCTGCTGAACAAGCAGAACATGTGACTAGGAACTCTTCCAATGTAGTTGCAGCTAATATTcgaaaaaccaagaaaaaaaagaacaaaggtAAAGATGATAAGCCAAGGCCAAAATCTGATGTCGAAAAGATTGAACAAATTTTAGAAGACCTATCCATCATCAATAAAGCTCCTATTCAACAAACAGAACAAAATACCACAGCCATACAGAAAGAACTTGATGAGGCAAATCCTAAGAAGCATAGTGTTTCATCCATTCTTGCTGTAGATCCCAAACGTTTAAAAGCTGAAAatgaattaagaaaaatatttggtgCCAAAGTTGTCAGTTCTTTTGAGAATAGTCATAGTGGCAGTAGTTCAAGGCAGGTACATGGTGGGAGGCGTGTAGCGCACAATCCAAGGAAGACAATTCTTGTAACTCCATCAAGCTATTGGCCCTGGTGGGATAGATCCATGTCTATGGAACTTCTGGAAACAAAGGAAGGGTTTCATTATTTCAG GTATGTGCATTCCCCTTCTTACAGACATGCACAAGAAGCATTTGAAGCTGCCAAGGAGATAAATGATCTCAATGCCATTGCTGCTGTCTTAGCACATTATCCTTATCATGTTGAGTCACTATTGACTTTTGCTGAACTTTTCAAGTATTCAGGAGAGCATCAATCATCTGCTGATGCCATTGCAAAGTGCCTATTTGCATTGGAGTGTGCATGGCATCCACTATTCAGCCCATTGCAGGGTAATTGCCAGCTGAAATATACCTACGATACAAATAAGCCAATTTTCTCAGCCCTTTTCAGtcacatgaaaaacatggataGACGTGGCTGTCATCGTTCAGCTCTTGAGGTCTGTAAGCTTCTGTTAGCCCTAGATCATGATGATCCAAAGGGAGCTCTGTTTTGTATTGATTACTTTTCTTTGCGGGCACAAGAGTATAGATGGTTAGAACAGTTTGCAGAGGAGTATCAAAGTGATAACTCAATATGGCTGTTTCCAAACTTCTCTTATTCCCTTGCTATATGTCGGTACTATATCGAACAAGATGCGGCACCTGGAAATGAAACTTCATCAACTGGGAAAGCCACCTCTGGTGATCTTATGAAGCAGGCCTTAATGCTTCACCCATTGGTTCTTCAGAAATTAGTGGCCAAGGCACCTCTGAAGGACTCTGCTTGGACCCAAATACTCAAGCATTCATTCTTCGGATCAGCTAAGGCGGGCAGCCCTACTCTAGATCACCTTATTAACATTTACGTGGAGCGGAATTATATTATGTGGAGGTTCCCAGAACTGCAGAATCTGTTAAAGGAGGCTGCCCTGCTGGTGATTGAAATGCTGAAACAAAACAACAGTGAAGCCTGGGACTGGCAATGCGTCAGACAAGAAGCTTTTTCATCAGACAAAAATGA ATATTCACATTTGCTCGTCTCTGATTTTTCCGATGTGGTACCAACGCTTCCTCCTGAAGAATTGCGCCCCCTCATGGTTGCTCCACACAtgatgcatcatcatcatcatcatcatcatcatcagattCCCGATGGTAATGGTGAAGCAGTTGCTCCTGAAAGAGCTCCTGCCCCAAGAGATGTAGCTGGCCGCAATGCGGTAGCTGTGTTCCTGGAATCATTGCTTCCATGGGTTGATTTCGGTCATGAAAACCATGAAGACCATGAATATCCAGATGATGGTGACCAGAATTTCAATGATGATCTTCATTAG